The Flavobacterium sp. 102 genomic interval ATACACGGCCTAACGATTTCAGAGCCAGTGGCAGCGGTTATATAGAATACAAAAAGGAGTTGTTTGCTGATGAGTTGTTAAAGACTTCTTTTGAAATAGCGTCAAAGGTGAAAACTCAATGTATAGCATTTGATTTTGTTTACCGAGACGGAAAACCCTTACTGGTAGAAATGAGTTATGGTTATCGAAAAGAAGGCTATTATGCCTGTGAAGGCTATTGGGACAGTAGTTTGAATTGGCATGCCGGAAACTTCAATCCTTATGAATGGATTATTGAAGATTTAAAAGAAACGTTTTTGAACTTAAAGAAGTAATCTTGAAAGAAGTAATTTTAGTTTCTCCAAAATTAGGAATAGGCGGTATTCAAAGAGCAATGACCAATTTGGCCAATTGGTTTGTAAATAATGGATACCAGGTTACTTTAGTTTCTTGTAAAAAAGAACCTCTTTTTTATCCTCTAGACCCAAAAGTAACTCTAATTACACCTCAAAAAGAACATCCCGGAAATCAGGGCAATATTATTTTTCACTACATCAGGATTATTTTTTATTTAAGAAAAGCCTTTAAAGCCAATTCCTCACAACATATTATTTCATTTGGAGATGTTTTTAACCCATTGACTTTGATAGCGAGTATTGGCTTAAAAAAGAAGGTGCATATTTCAGACCGAACGAGTCCTGATTTTAAGTTCAAATGGTATGTCTCTTTCTTAAAAAAAATTACTTATCCTTATTCCACTACTTTTGTAGCACAAACTACGAAAGCTGCCCAATGGAATGAAAAGAAATTTGCAAACAAACTCAATATTAAAGTAATTCCCAATCCGATAAGAGAAGTTATTGTCGATACTACTATAGCTAAGGAAAAGACATTGCTTTATGTCGGCCGATTTGCTTGGGAAAAAAACCCTGAGGCCTTAATTAGAGCATTTTCTATGATTGAAAATAGGGAAGGATGGCAATTAGTAATGTTGGGAGACGGACCGTTACTTCCTGCCATGAAATCATTAGCCTCGGGATTAAAATTAGGAGACAATATTCAATTTGTCGGACAGGTAAAAGATGTTGATTCCTATTTTTCCAAAGCATCTTTGTATGTTTTGCCTTCTGTATTGGAAGGATTTCCCAATGCTTTGTGTGAGGCAATGGCAGCCGGATTACCATGCGTTTGTGTGGAAGGAATTCCTTATGAAGATTTAGGGACGAAAGGGGTAGATTTTTTAGTGGCAAAACGAGATGATGTTGTCGATTTATCATCGAATATCAACCACTTATTGCAGTCAGAATCACTAAGAATGACTATGGGTAAAAATGCTCAATCTATTAGAGAACGACTGGCATTGCCGATAATTTTTACTAAGTTTGAAGAAATCCTGAATTAATAACTATGAATTTATTACTTCGATTATATTACAGTATTCCTAATTTTCAAAATCAATCCGTTTTGGGTAAAATTTTGAATAGAAGTATGGAGAAAGTTCTAAAAACATGGTTTGATTTTTACTGTCCTATTTTTTTTAAATTTACTTCAAAGAATACCAAATATACTCTTCAAACGAGCACTTTCGATAAAAAGCCTAGTGACTTAATTATCGCCAGTCTGACCAGTTTTCCTGCCAGAATAGAACATACTTATTTGAGTGTTGAATGTATATTAAGACAATCTCATCAGCCTGATAAACTAATACTTTGGTTGGCCAAAGAGCAATTTCCTGAAGGTTTAGCTTCATTGCCAAAAAAGTTGTTGGATCAGACCAAGCGTGGTTTAGAAATTAGGTTTTGTGATGATTTACGATCTCATAAAAAATACTATTACTCTTTAATCGAGTTTCCTCAAAGTAAGGTGATTATGTTTGATGACGATTTATATTATTACAAGGACATGATTAAAGATTTAATGGCATTACACCTAAAATATCCCAATAAAGTAATTGCTTCACGGGCTCACTTAATCAATTTCAAAGAGGGCTCAATACTTCCATATTTGCAATGGACACATAATTACAATGAAGAAAAGCCCTCAATATATTTACACCATACGAGTGGCAATGGAACATTATTGCCCGGCAAAAATATTTTTGACCAAACGGTATTTGATAAAGATTTAATTTTTAAACTGAGTCCCAACTCTGATGATGTGTGGCTTAAGATGAATTTGATTCGACTTCAAGTTGAGGTGGTTACCAATGCCAAATACAATAAAGATCCTATCAGTGTGAAGTCCACGCATAAAGTTTCCCTGGTATCAAGTAATTCATTTAAAGGTGGAAAAGACAAACAAATTAAGGATTGCATAGACTATTTTGATTTAAAATTTAATTGATTATTTATGAATTTAATTACATTACTTAGAAAGTCATATGTAAACTACAGAGGTTGGTCAACCCATAAAAAAATTGTGGTCATTGAATCCGATGATTGGGGAAGTATTCGCATGCCAAATACTGAAACCTATCAAGCACTGGTCAAAAAAGGAATTCCGGTTGATAAAAACAGATATACCAAGTTTGACGGTCTTGAAACACCTGATGATTTGAGCGTTTTGTTTGAGATGCTCAGTTCCCATAAAGACGCTAATCAACAACCCGCAACTATAACTGTAAACTCATTACCTGCCAATCCTGATTTTGATAAAATTAGAGCAGACGATTTGAAAACCTATCATTATGAATCAATATTTGATAGTTACCAAAAGTATTCTTCTAAGGAAGCAATGGTTGGTTTATGGAAGCAAGGAGTTGAACAAAATATTTTTTACCCTCAATTTCACGGCAGAGAGCATTTGCATCCTACCCGATGGATGAAAGCTGTCATGACCTGTGAAAAGGAAAAAATTTGCTTTGACCATGATGCGATTCCGGGGATTAATTTGGGAACATCCAATAGGATAAATTATTTGGCCGCATTTGATTATTATAATGAGCAGGAAAAGTCAACTATTGAAACAGATTTGATTGATGGACTTCAAATGTTTGAAACGGTATTTGGATTTCAATCGAAATCATTTATTGCTTCTCAATCCATCCGAGGGAATCACATCAATGCTATATTAGCCCAAAACGGCGTTAAGTATCACCAAAACGCCCAACAATTGTTGCCTTATCTAGAAGATCCAAAACATGGTATAGTTAATAAATACTGGGGTTTTAAAGATGAGAGCGGCTTGCTTTATTGGAGAAGAAATGTGACTTTTGAGCCTAGTAAAAATCAAAATTTGGATTGGGTTGATTTGTGCATGGCAGAAATTAACAATGCTTTTACTTTTGGTAAACCCGCTGTTATCAATTCGCACAGGGTCAATTTTATTGGTCATCTTTCAAAAAAAAATCAATCTGATTCAATTAAAGCTTTAGATGCGCTTTTGAAAGCAATTGTAAAAAAATGGCCTGATGTCGAATTTATGAACAGCCAACAATTAGGTGAATATATGAGCAATACAAAAAATGAATAAAAAATTAGTACTCGGAATTACCGCTCCCGGAAGTGTAATTTTAATAGCGGGTCAAATGCGTTATTTTAAAGCTTTGGGTTATGAAACTTATTTGATGGCACCGAATCACCAAAGGGTGACGGATTACTGTCAGCAAGAGGGTTGTGTTCATTTACCGGTAGATTTAGAACGTGAAATTTCCCCTGTTAAGGATATTAAAGCATTATTTCAGGTGATCAAGCATTTGCGAAGGGTAAAACCCGATGTAGTGAATTTTGGTACACCAAAAGTAAGTTTGTTAGGAATGATTGCGGCAAAGCTACTAGGAGTTAAAAACAGGATTTATACCTGTCGGGGTTTTCGTTTTGAACATGAAACCGGATTGAAAAAAACAATACTGGTTACCATGGAAAAAATAACCGCACGTTTTGCACATAAAATCATTTGTATCAGTAATTCGGTTAGGGATTTAGGTATTGAAAATACTATTTTTTCAAAAGATAAATCTTTAGTAATTCACAAAGGAAGCAGTAACGGGATTGATTTGGAAAGATTTAGTCCAAGTCAAATTAACGCGACACAAATCTCAGCTTTGAAAAACGAACTAGGATTGAATGAAACTCATTTTGTGTATGGTTTTGTGGGAAGATTAATTGACAGAAAAGGAATTAAAGAACTGTATGAGGCTTTCGATAATTTGTATGCAAAGAACCATTCTTCTAGATTATTGATTGTAGGTCCGATTGAAAAAAGCCAAATCGCTGATTTGAGTTTAATAGAAAAAATGGAACAACATCCCGGAATTTTATTGGTGGGCACCCAAAGCAATGTCCCGCTGTATTTGTCGGTAATGGATGTTTTTTGTCTGCCTGCTTGGTGGGAAGGTTTTGGCAATGTATCAGTGCAAGCTGCTGCGATGGGATTGCCTGTCATTGCTACTGATGTTACCGGAAGTAAAGATGCCGTTTCCAAAGATTTTAACGGTTTGTTGATTCCCGCAAAATCAGTTATGGATTTACAAAATGCGATGGCTTTGTTAGAAGAGAATCCGGAAAAAAGAAAGGAATTGGGAATGAATGGTTTGATTTGGGCCAAAAACTTTGACAGCAAAATGATTTGGGATGGAATGAATGTGATTTATTGCTCAAGGGAATAGCAATCCTGTCTTTTGATTTTATCTGTTCACAAAATAGATTATTTCAAAATTGAGCACAACTGAAATTAGTGCTACAAGAAATTTAAATTATAAATACATTTACAAACGAGTTATAAGTGATTTAATTTTATTTACTCAATGCGTTCGGCATACTTAAAATTATAGCACATTTTTTTCACCATAAACAAAAGGCTTAGTAATGCTCTTTAATTCACTAGATTTTCTGCTTTTTTTTCCTCTGGTATGTATACTCTTTTTTGGGTTCCCAACAAAATACAGATGGCTGTTGTTGTTAGTAGCAAGTTGCTATTTTTATATGTATTTTATTCCAATATACATATTGATTTTGGCTGGTACTATTGTAATCGACTATTTTGCCGGTATACTCATTGAAAACAACCAAGGAACAAAACGGCGGTTTTATTTAATAATGAGTTTGTTTGCCAATATATTGGTTTTGGCCGTTTTTAAATATTATAATTTCTTTATAGAAAATATTGAAGTTTTACTTGCGGCTTTAGGCAGTAAAAGCAATTTGCCTTATTTGTCCATTTTGCTGCCGGTAGGTTTGTCATTTCACACTTTTCAGGCGATGAGTTACACCATAGAAGTATACAGAGGGAATCAAAAAGCCGAGAAACATTTCGGAATCTATGCGCTGTATGTAATGTTTTTTCCTCAACTTGTTGCCGGACCGATTGAAAGACCACAAAATGTCTTGCATCAATTTCACGAAAAGAAATATTTTCTGTATGAGAACTTTGCCAAAGGGTTCAAACTCATTATTTGGGGTTTTTTTATGAAAGTAGTGGTTGCCGATCGATTAGCACTTTATGTCAATGCGGCTTACAATAATGTAGACAATCATAATGGTTCAACGCTACTGCTGGCAACAGTCTTTTTTTCCTTCCAAATCTATTGTGACTTTGCCGGATACTCATCCATTGCCATTGGTACAGCAAAAATTATGGGTTTTGATTTGATGACCAATTTTAACCGACCTTATTTTGCCAAAACCATTTCTGAATTCTGGAAAAGATGGCACATTTCACTTAGTACTTGGTTTAGAGATTATTTGTACTTGCCGCTTGGTGGTAATAAAGTATCCAGAAACAGATGGTATTTCAATTTGTTTTTCGTCTTTTTGGTCAGCGGAATATGGCATGGCGCCAATTGGACGTTTTTTATTTGGGGCGCATTGAATGGAGCCTATTTAGTCATTGCCATAGTCACTCAAAGGTATCGCAACAAATTTAATGATGCTACCGGATTATCAAGGAACAGAACTTTTTTTACCGCAATACAAATCATTACAACATTTATTCTGAGTTCATTTGCTTGGATATTTTTTAGAGCTAATAATGTTCAGGAAGCTTTCACGATTGTAGAAAAAATAGGAACCGATTTGTCCACCGATTTATTTGTAAAATGGGATGTGTTTTTTGGGGTGTTTATTGGGTTGTCTGTTTTGATTTTAAAGGAGTTCAGGGATGAGTTTTTGCTGAACAAACTTTCGTTTTTAAAGAAACCAAATGTGAGTATACTATTTTATGCCTTTATCGTGGCACTGATATTATTAATGGGCGTTTTTGATGAAGGGCAATTTATTTATTTCCAATTTTAAGTCTAGATGAAAAGAGAAAAAAGGATTTCAATTCTAAAAAAAGCACTATTGTTTGT includes:
- a CDS encoding glycosyltransferase — its product is MKEVILVSPKLGIGGIQRAMTNLANWFVNNGYQVTLVSCKKEPLFYPLDPKVTLITPQKEHPGNQGNIIFHYIRIIFYLRKAFKANSSQHIISFGDVFNPLTLIASIGLKKKVHISDRTSPDFKFKWYVSFLKKITYPYSTTFVAQTTKAAQWNEKKFANKLNIKVIPNPIREVIVDTTIAKEKTLLYVGRFAWEKNPEALIRAFSMIENREGWQLVMLGDGPLLPAMKSLASGLKLGDNIQFVGQVKDVDSYFSKASLYVLPSVLEGFPNALCEAMAAGLPCVCVEGIPYEDLGTKGVDFLVAKRDDVVDLSSNINHLLQSESLRMTMGKNAQSIRERLALPIIFTKFEEILN
- a CDS encoding glycosyltransferase family 4 protein, whose amino-acid sequence is MNKKLVLGITAPGSVILIAGQMRYFKALGYETYLMAPNHQRVTDYCQQEGCVHLPVDLEREISPVKDIKALFQVIKHLRRVKPDVVNFGTPKVSLLGMIAAKLLGVKNRIYTCRGFRFEHETGLKKTILVTMEKITARFAHKIICISNSVRDLGIENTIFSKDKSLVIHKGSSNGIDLERFSPSQINATQISALKNELGLNETHFVYGFVGRLIDRKGIKELYEAFDNLYAKNHSSRLLIVGPIEKSQIADLSLIEKMEQHPGILLVGTQSNVPLYLSVMDVFCLPAWWEGFGNVSVQAAAMGLPVIATDVTGSKDAVSKDFNGLLIPAKSVMDLQNAMALLEENPEKRKELGMNGLIWAKNFDSKMIWDGMNVIYCSRE
- a CDS encoding MBOAT family protein, which produces MYFIPIYILILAGTIVIDYFAGILIENNQGTKRRFYLIMSLFANILVLAVFKYYNFFIENIEVLLAALGSKSNLPYLSILLPVGLSFHTFQAMSYTIEVYRGNQKAEKHFGIYALYVMFFPQLVAGPIERPQNVLHQFHEKKYFLYENFAKGFKLIIWGFFMKVVVADRLALYVNAAYNNVDNHNGSTLLLATVFFSFQIYCDFAGYSSIAIGTAKIMGFDLMTNFNRPYFAKTISEFWKRWHISLSTWFRDYLYLPLGGNKVSRNRWYFNLFFVFLVSGIWHGANWTFFIWGALNGAYLVIAIVTQRYRNKFNDATGLSRNRTFFTAIQIITTFILSSFAWIFFRANNVQEAFTIVEKIGTDLSTDLFVKWDVFFGVFIGLSVLILKEFRDEFLLNKLSFLKKPNVSILFYAFIVALILLMGVFDEGQFIYFQF